GCGAAGCCGTTCAGCCCGGGAAACGCGTTCCCCGCGGAGGAGGTCGCAACCGAGCGGATCACCTTCCACAAGGCGATGATCGGCTCGTGCACGAACGGCGGATACGACGACCTGCTTCAGGCTGCCCTGGTGATCCGAGGCGCGCGCGGGATCGGAATCGACCGGATCGGAAAGGGCTACGAGTTCATCGTCTTCCCGGGAAGCGGCACCGTGAAGCGGCTCATCGAGGAGCCCGATCCGCGCCTGGGAGGCGACTCGATCGCGGAGGTGCTGAGGCGCTCCGGCGCAGAGATCCGCGAGTCCTGGTGCGGCCCCTGCTTCGGTCAGGGCCCTGACTCCCTCTCCAAGGGGGAGCGGGCGATCACATCGTTCAACCGGAACTGGCAGAACCGGATGGGGGTCGGTGGGGAGGGCTATCTTGCTAGCCCTGCCGTGGTTGCTGCCTCGGCCCTGGCTGGGTACATGGCGCCGCCTTCGAAGCTCGGACTCCGGTGGGACCCCGAGGCGTACGGGGTCTAGCTCTGAATTAGCTATTCTCAATCTATTCAATATATGTTCATAATCTGTCCGAGTTGAGGAAGTCGATACTTCTCTCAAACCGGGGAGGAAGCCGTGCCCGATTCCGCGCGCAGCCGGGCGCTGACGATCGGCGCTCTTTCGCGCGCGACGGGCATCCCACCGGCCACGCTCCGCACGTGGGAGCGCCGCTACAAGTTCCCCCGCTCCGCCAGGAAGCCCTCCGGCCACCGCCTCTACTCCACTGAAGAGGTCCCGAATCTTCTCCGCATAAAGGCCGCGCTCGCTCTCGGGCATCGGCCGGCAGAGGTCTTCCGCCTTCAGCCCTCCGCAATCGATGCGCTCGTCGCGATCGGCGCCGCGCGCCCGGCACCGAGCCAGCCTGTTCCCCCGGCGCCGCCGCCACCGCCCGCCGCGCCGGCGGAGCGCATCGCGAACGACGTCGAGGGCTCATCGCACCGACTCCTCGAGAGCGTGAGATCCTTCGATCGCGTGGGTCTCGAGCGCGAGCTTCGCGCCCGATGGGCGCGCCTCGGGCCGGTAGGATTTCTCGAGCGGGCCGCGAGCCCATTCATGGAGGCGCTCGGCAAAGAGTGCCGCGAGGGACGTCTCCACGTCCGCCACGAGCATTTCGCGTCGTCGCTCCTGGCAGACCTTCTTCGAGAGCTCCGGCACCCCTACGACGATCGGGCATCCGGGCCCTGGGTCGCTGCGACGACCTTTCCGGGTGATCGCCACGAACTCGGCCTTCTGATGGCGTGCCTTCTCTGTGCGGTGCGGGGCTGGCGCGTGCTTTATATCGGGGTCGATACGCCGGTCGAGCAGATCGCCGCGCTCTCGCGGGAAGCGCCGCTCTCGGCCGTCGTCATGAGCATCTCGGCGACGGTGCCGCAAGCCTATGCGTTCGCCCTCACGCTCGACCTGCGCCGAAAGGTTCTCGAGCGGATCGCGATCTGGGTGGGAGGCAGGGGAGCGTCAGCGGTCGCCGCGGGAGTCCAGCCGTTCGATGATTTCGAGATCCTCGACCGCCATCTCGCCGCGGTCGCGGGCGGGGTCGCTCTACTTTAGGAGGCTCATCTTGCGGGTGAGACGTTTCCCGCCCGAGGCGAGATCGTAGAGATAAATCCCCGAGGAAACCGCCCGTCCCGCGTCATTCCGTCCATCCCAGCGCACCCGATAATCGGCGGCCGGGAGGGTCGCATCGACCAAAGTCCGCACGAGCCGCCCCTGCGCGTTGTAGATCCGGAGCGTTACCCTGCCGAACTTCTCCGTGCCGAACCCGATCGTCGTGATCGGATTGAACGGATTGGGCTTGTTGGCCGAGAGCTCGAACCGCGGCGCGGTCGGGGTCGTGACCTCCTCCACGGCCGTCGGAGCCTGGATCAAGAAGAGGCTGTCCGAGAACGACGTCGCGCTCGCGGTACCCGCCGAGTAGACAACGCCGCGCACCTTCGCCTGGGTCGTGGCCATCGATTGGTCGACGAAAAATTGGAGCGACCGCGGCGGTCCCGGCGTGACCGACGTCAGCGCGCCGAGCTGGATCGGATAGGTGCCCCCGCCGTCGCGCGAGAGGGAGAGGACCACCGAGTCGGCGGTCGCGCCACCAAGCGTCACCGTCACGGAATCGGGCTTCCCGGGCGGGATGTACTGGCCCTTCGACGGGTGCGAGACGAGGAGCGACATCACCGGCGCCAGCGCGGCGGCGGCGTTCAGCTTTCCTGCGCCCCAGGCCACGTTCGGAACCGTCCCAGTGAACCCGTCGACGCGCGCGGTCTGCTGGAGCCTGCCGCGTATGGCGGTCGATCCACCGTTCGCCCACGTGGGCTGTGCTAAGAGGAGCGCGACCGTGCCCGTGATCTGGGGAGCGGACATGCTGGTCCCCGCCTCCATCACGTGCATCCCGTCCGGCACGATGAGCGCCGTCTGCGGGGCCGTGTTCGCGGATTTCGCCGATGCCACGCCGAACCCTGGAGCAGAGAGGTCGGGCTTCAACCTTCCGTCGCGGAGCGGGCCCTGGCTCGAGAACGACGCGATGGCGTTCAAAGTCGGCTGCGGGTTCCAGCAGTAGGTGGCTGCGTCGATCGCGGTCCAGCAGGCCTTCGTCGTGTGCGCGGCCGCGGTGATCACCGAGTCGGCCGAGCCGGGCGATCCGATCACGCCGCCCGCCACGAGGCCCTGCGACCACGGAACGAGGGAGAGCCCGTTCCCCAGGCCGTTGCCGAAGAGGTACATGTCGACGCGGCCCGTCGACGCGATGCTGACGGGAGTGAACGCGAACGTCCACGTCCCTTNNNNNNNNNAAGCCGTCGAAGATCTCGATATAGATCTCGTGGTCCCCGTTGCTCGGGGCGCTCGTCGCGTTCGTGATGTTGATGTACCCGGCGGACGTGGCGTTCCCCAAGCTCTCGGTTCCGGTCGCGACGGGACCGATCACGGTGCCCAGCGGCGTCGTGATCGTGAGCGAGATCTGGTCCGCTCCCTCGTACCATCCCGAGAAGAGGAGGTAGTCGTTTCCGGCTCCGGCGTTTCTCGTGTAGTTGGGAACGATCAGCGTCATATTCTGCGGCGATCCGCCGAGCGTGAGCTGACCGTGGAGGTTGTCCTCCTGCGCGTTCCCGGCGGACGCGACGACGATCTTCCCGGGGCCGGTGAGCGCGCTGACCATCGTGTCGAAGGCGTTCGTGCCGTCGTGGGGCCCGTCCTGCGAGCCCAGGCTGAGATTCACGGCGGCCCTCTTCCCGAGCGCCGCGGCGCGCTGAAAGATGAAGTTCACGCCGTCGACGATCCCCACGTCGCTCAGGTCCGTCTTGACCATGATGAGGTCGGCCTTGGGCGCGACGCCGACGTATGTGAACGCGGGGACGCCGTTCCCGGTGCCGCTTCCGTCTCCCCCGGCGATCCCGAGCACGTGGGTGCCGTGGCCGTTCGTGTCCAGCTCGGTCGCTTGGCCCGCGTTGATCTGCGCCTGCGTCCAGTAGGCGCCGTACGTGAATCCAGGCGGCGCCGTGCCCGCGACCGTCTGATCCCATACCGCGACCAACCGGGTCGTGCCGTCTGGATTCTTGAAATCGGGATGGGCCAGGTCGATCCCGGTATCCACGTCCCCGACCAGAACGCCCTGTCCGGTTTGTCCGGTGAAATCAGGCGGCGGTACGGTGCGAACCGACGGAAGACCCAGGTCCACCGCGCTCTGGTCGAGGTAGAGCTTGCACCTCTCGGAGACCTTGAGGCGCCTGATGCCGGGCGTGGCCACGAGCAGATCGACCTTCCCGAGCGGACAACGCGCCGTCAGGAATCCTCCCGCTACCGTGTTCACCTCGATGCCCTTCGCGCGGAGCACTTCAGGCGCGACATCGCCCTGGATGAAGAGATCGACCATCTGCGCGCCGTTGGCGGCGGCGGACAGGAACCGCTGATTGATCTTGAGCGTCGGGTCGATCGGCGCGCGCAGCGCGAGGGGAATCGAGCGGGGCGCCGGTGCGACGGTGATCGCGCCGGCCGGGGCCACGAAGAGGCCAAGCGTGAGTAGGCAGATCACGCCTAGCGAATGTCGGCTGGGGGGCGGAAAGGGCCGCGGCGAGTGCATGGGCTCCTCGAATTCGTGGGGACTCTCACAGCGGTGGCGACCGCGCTACATCCTCTATTTTACCACTTTCAGGCCCGCGTTGGAATCAGCGTTTCCCGCGCAACTTGTTGATCGCTTTGAGAGTAGGGGCGCGGACGGGAAGCTCCCTGATCTCACTTGGCGCGGCCCACCGGCCGGGCGGCGCCAGGTCGCGGCCGCCTGCCGATTTGTTCTCCCAGACCTCGAAGGAGATGTCCGCGGAGAACGTGCGGTGCCGAAATTGGGCTACCGGTCCGCGCAGGTCGCCCCGCTGCCCGTGCCGCCGTGCGAGGGAGCGCGCCGCACGCGCGCCATCGGCCCCGGCCGCCGCCATCGGGAGCGTCCAGACGGTACCCTTTTCGGCAGGGTCGGGGATCAGAAGGAGTCGGCCGTTCCTCCGCGCGAGCAGGATCACGCGGCGCTCCTGCT
The DNA window shown above is from Candidatus Eisenbacteria bacterium and carries:
- a CDS encoding 3-isopropylmalate dehydratase large subunit (catalyzes the isomerization between 2-isopropylmalate and 3-isopropylmalate in leucine biosynthesis), which gives rise to PEQGLIAPGGFYPGADSHSRAYGAYGAVGIGVGSTTLGFGWATGYIYVTVAKQRRVVFSGKLQPWVSGKDIVLRLLQGWGVKQSQGMSVEFVDSDQQLPIPYRNTIANMMAEGEALNGIFAQDGVTEAWYRARGFSLPYPRVVAGDDARYEIDETHDLSSVAPMIAKPFSPGNAFPAEEVATERITFHKAMIGSCTNGGYDDLLQAALVIRGARGIGIDRIGKGYEFIVFPGSGTVKRLIEEPDPRLGGDSIAEVLRRSGAEIRESWCGPCFGQGPDSLSKGERAITSFNRNWQNRMGVGGEGYLASPAVVAASALAGYMAPPSKLGLRWDPEAYGV
- a CDS encoding MerR family DNA-binding transcriptional regulator, with product MPDSARSRALTIGALSRATGIPPATLRTWERRYKFPRSARKPSGHRLYSTEEVPNLLRIKAALALGHRPAEVFRLQPSAIDALVAIGAARPAPSQPVPPAPPPPPAAPAERIANDVEGSSHRLLESVRSFDRVGLERELRARWARLGPVGFLERAASPFMEALGKECREGRLHVRHEHFASSLLADLLRELRHPYDDRASGPWVAATTFPGDRHELGLLMACLLCAVRGWRVLYIGVDTPVEQIAALSREAPLSAVVMSISATVPQAYAFALTLDLRRKVLERIAIWVGGRGASAVAAGVQPFDDFEILDRHLAAVAGGVALL